The following are encoded together in the Plasmodium brasilianum strain Bolivian I chromosome 10, whole genome shotgun sequence genome:
- a CDS encoding hypothetical protein (conserved Plasmodium protein): MYKNNLNIRNITPIYTFSSTKKVDTSKRRGGQGSYKSVRSVFSLINNKKLKNKNEHFNKIFFEKFNKRVVSNTAATTTSGSGSNRSIRSTGSIRSTGSIRSTGSIRSTGSIRSTGSTGSRRRVGYGFLSAHNKVVRRNGGIDRVDCVSPVGPVYHIYSPGGDGPTRNEKEVQSGVGNVDMYSKNSFRRGIGRGIRGIIRGNDRGAFRRARFASRRFTVSMTTDSKIDEGSLTDDRCEKYREHWKEEGYGNKMIDKNLGISGNISKEMKNYYKAAGMFVIKTNIVNSNNNMNRKTNSNNVNVKILLGYDPLQKKHKQDVIQNDKVMNKGTLNLLGGKKNNLEFCPLETAYREFSEENLFIYNMFLSYFNYLHYVMKNIERTGGEDVFLRSDSNNRSDNSGKDSRKSNSKGNRQRSNKSSNNERSDDRGDVRRANKACDSYGLYLKKHFLKDITTLNSSEKEQILKLHINNFMLFFKEICLNVMNCHNKIYKCSYPPSYKLENNEQLEKIHEQVSMYNKIKDDNTHNFKLYFRRGKYSLFFFNVIQYNCTNILHHLNNFFWEYYTDFYNIILRENLNDLIKVRQDSKTEYEPYVFDEQDFEHKIDPDLYQNLMNVQVGAHTNSIKFNKSECDENKDATFYVQDVENEKAILDTGYMNDISWVDLSIFLLLLLKEEQYTQIAYALWTLYNNIVSNNDSSGVVATSTSADFESNYCNEFDNQGYTDSCHNNNGSYNNRNNGGYNNRNNGGYSNRNNGRHHNSGSPYGNGKWNKYIPSAEDDYELKLPHDLISKINNVYNSVHKKLGKLIKKKEYKQFLVLLFSPFNTQLNEQNVEDSLTNLNVPLRKFCRCLINSHNFWCFLFLNLLASVPK, from the coding sequence ATGTATAAGAATAACCTGAATATAAGGAATATCACACCCATCTATACTTTCAGTTCTACAAAAAAAGTGGATACGAGTAAAAGAAGGGGTGGTCAAGGTAGTTATAAGAGTGTGAGATCGGTATTTTCCCTtatcaataataaaaagctTAAGAACAAAAACGAgcattttaacaaaattttttttgaaaaatttaacaaGCGCGTTGTAAGTAATactgctgctactactacttcTGGTAGTGGTAGTAATAGAAGCATTAGAAGCACTGGAAGCATTAGAAGCACTGGAAGCATTAGAAGCACTGGAAGCATTAGAAGCACTGGAAGCATTAGAAGCACTGGAAGCACTGGAAGCAGGCGCCGGGTTGGGTACGGGTTTCTTTCTGCACACAACAAAGTGGTTAGAAGGAACGGTGGAATTGACCGCGTTGACTGCGTTAGTCCAGTTGGACCTGTGTATCATATTTATAGTCCCGGAGGTGACGGACCAACGAGAAACGAGAAGGAGGTTCAGTCGGGGGTAGGAAACGTTGATATGTACTCAAAGAACTCATTCAGAAGGGGCATTGGAAGAGGCATAAGAGGAATCATCAGAGGAAACGATAGAGGAGCCTTCAGAAGGGCTAGATTCGCTAGTAGGAGATTCACAGTAAGTATGACGACGGATAGCAAAATAGATGAAGGTAGCTTAACGGACGATAGATGTGAAAAGTATAGAGAACATTGGAAGGAGGAGGGGTATGGTAATAAAATGATTGATAAGAATTTAGGTATTAGTGGTAATATATcgaaagaaatgaaaaattattacaaagCTGCTGGTATGTTTGTGATAAAAACGAATATTGTTAATtcgaataataatatgaataggAAAACAAACtcaaataatgtaaatgtaaaaatattgctAGGATATGATCCTCTgcaaaaaaaacataaacaaGATGTTATACAAAATGACAAGGTAATGAATAAAGGTACATTGAACCTATtaggaggaaaaaaaaataatttggaGTTCTGTCCATTAGAAACAGCATATAGAGAATTCAGTGAAGAAAatcttttcatatataacatGTTTTTGTCCTACTTCAATTACTTGCATTACGTAATGAAGAACATTGAAAGGACTGGGGGGGAGGACGTGTTCTTGCGCAGTGATAGCAACAATAGAAGCGACAACAGTGGTAAAGATAGTAGAAAAAGCAATAGCAAAGGCAATAGACAGAGAAGTAACAAAAGCAGCAATAATGAACGTAGTGATGACCGCGGTGATGTTCGCAGGGCGAACAAAGCGTGCGACTCGTACGGACTCTAtttgaaaaaacattttttaaaagatataacAACTTTGAACAGTTCGGAAAAAGagcaaattttaaaattacacaTAAACAACttcatgttattttttaaagaaatatgcTTAAATGTAATGAATTGTCATAATAAGATTTATAAATGTTCATATCCACCATCTTacaaattagaaaataatgaacagttagaaaaaatacatgaacAAGTCAgcatgtataataaaataaaagatgacAATACACACAATTTTAAACTATACTTTAGAAGAGGAAAATAtagtttattcttttttaatgtaattcaatataattgtacaaatatattacatcacttaaataattttttttgggaATATTACAcagatttttataatattattttaagagAAAATCTCAATGATTTGATTAAAGTTCGACAGGACAGCAAGACAGAGTATGAACCCTACGTTTTTGACGAGCAGGATTTCGAGCACAAAATTGATCCTGACCTTTATCAGAATTTAATGAACGTTCAGGTAGGGGCTCATACGAATagtattaaatttaataaatcagAATGCGACGAGAACAAGGATGCTACCTTTTATGTACAGGATgtagaaaatgaaaaggcGATTTTAGACACAGGATATATGAATGATATATCATGGGTGGATTTATCTATCTTCCTGTTGCTACTACTCAAGGAGGAGCAGTATACGCAAATAGCGTATGCTCTGTGGACCTTGTACAACAACATTGTAAGTAACAATGACTCTTCTGGTGTAGTAGCCACTTCTACTTCTGCTGATTTTGAGAGTAATTATTGCAATGAATTTGATAATCAGGGGTATACTGACAGCTGCCATAATAACAATGGCAGTTATAATAACAGGAACAATGGCGGTTATAATAACAGGAACAATGGCGGTTATAGTAACAGGAACAATGGTAGGCATCATAACAGTGGTAGCCCCTATGGTAACGGCAAGTGGAATAAGTATATACCTTCCGCAGAGGACGACTATGAGTTAAAACTACCACATGATTTGAtatcaaaaattaataatgtatACAATAGTGTTCATAAGAAGTTaggaaaattaattaaaaaaaaagaatataaacaatttttagTACTATTATTCTCTCCATTTAACACACAgttaaatgaacaaaatgtgGAAGACTCATTGACAAATTTAAATGTGCCTCTGCGCAAGTTTTGTAGATGTTTAATTAATTCTCATAATTTTTGgtgtttcctttttttaaatttacttGCCAGTGTTCCCAAGTGA